The Littorina saxatilis isolate snail1 linkage group LG15, US_GU_Lsax_2.0, whole genome shotgun sequence genome contains a region encoding:
- the LOC138947942 gene encoding uncharacterized protein, whose protein sequence is MSQSEESTRPKREVRYTEKYQLYKEEMDAKKGQKAKPPGATVTPKEDTFIDTYEAWKRGMQTIRQNLKHQLSDEELTNVIQTAENLRKCVLEAFTNIKTPDHLTRRRMDCCSANTNNIVSLAQIRMSETDQIAWNQEEETARLRVMLDTEYAHSVYGSKTSGSGRSCSSSASLWSSQESIATKRAEALAKLAAQEVEMQTRQEIAAERARLDRLEAEQNIRATKAMIKAYDELGHPEARPTVRQGAHEDNVTTHNQTLVNDNRQPPCAHVSYSRLPPCEPSTFTGDPLQFVKWKRSFEGLIGHTHISYAEKLALLERYTAGEAYECIEGAFFRFDTEAYDDAWRTLNERYGHPSVILNAFRKKLNNWPKVGGREYNDLRRFSDFLVTVDNASPHIPGLKHLDDEEENKKLLQKLPDWIITKWGNVVAQHDTDGRSYPSFHCFTQFLASQAKVATRPVCSLQALKEDKGETKPSHPTKYRGPNRTAVSMATTTDQQVNHTQNTPDVDSQSTRKLCVFCKQTNHFLPNCQTFQARPAEERRTFVKEQRRCFRCLRTGHHAKDCKNHHTCKKCQGKHPTALHDDNFVNKKGDRTRDAAGTQATETTATTCKVSCNASSHSALTVPVWISTKQDPDKERLVYALIDSQSDTTFVERSVVDFLNPSSRETTRLKIETLRDDIQSGIVCDRVSDLRVRAYNSDTFVELPPAYSIDYIPLRQSTIPTCNTAKSWSHLQQIAHELPPLLNCDPGVLIGFNCSHAFLPRQYIVGGDSEPFAVRTDLGWGIVGKTSPTSQGSSSENVSVCNRVTTKELPVIKPKDACRILERDFEQDEKDGKPTSQEDELFMNILRANVARDSDGHLQMPLPFKKKPVLPNNYVLAAQRLEHLKKKLQRNTEYYNEYNEFMNDIIRRGDAEEAKETTGQEWYIQHHGVFHPQKKKLRVVFDCSAKFNNTCLNDHLLVGPNLINNLVGILSRFRQHSVAFTCDVEKMFHQFRVTEEHCDFLRFLWWKDGNLTDSPAVYRMKVHLFGAASSPGCANYGLKHLAKENQDKFTEGSHFIERDFYVDDGLSSQPTEEKAINLIKEAVAICSTGGLRLHKFASNSHKVMESIPMSERNGNMQTMDLNFHDLPLERTLGMQWSIDNDTLHFSFMPSERPCTRRGILAIVASLYDPLGLIAPYVLTGKQILQEVCHKGTKWDDPVPIELQSAWNTWKEDMDQLKLVSIPRCYYPTNFGSITNVQLHHFSDASTTGYGMCTYLRLVNAEGQTHCSLVAAKARVAPKKIVSIPRLELAAAVVAAEVGHAIKQELSYTISEEFFWTDSRVVLGYINNEARRFHVFVANRVQKIRNLSDPSQWHYVPSEDNPADHASRGLRAAELMHSKWFSGPKFLWETKLSLPSATSSALKPEDPEVCTALTTQTTSCAVDLDDRLSRFSSWNVAARVMTRILRLNKSRDKSSTAELSVEEIHNAKLSIIRGVQSQFLAAEMSCLSKKGSLPQTNKLHSTEPFLQDGILRVGGRLKKGSFSMGEKHPIILPKNSHVTRLVILHCHEKIKHQGRGMTLNEIRSQGFWVPGGSKQVAKVLSKCVVCRKLRSDAQGQQMADLPKERVEPSPPFTYVGMDCFGPMLVKNGRKEVKRYGLLFTCFCSRAVHLEMLDDMTTDSLINGIRCFIAIRGGAQKIFCDQGTNFVGADNELRSALKEMDEDELKQRLRDHQIQFVFNTPYASHAGGVWERQVQTVKSVLRATTALCPGRLDDSSLRTMLYESMAIVNCRPITAVHQGDPTSPEPLTPNHILTMKSSVPLPPPGKFMTEDLFLRKRWRRVQFLAQQFWSRWRKEYILALTQRQKWLHPKRNLKVGDVVLMKDQELPRNQWPLARVVAASPDDDGLVRHVTLNIAAKDLDKNGKRRSKLSVVERPVHKLILILESN, encoded by the coding sequence ATGAGTCAGTCAGAGGAGTCAACCAGACCAAAACGTGAAGTCAGATACACAGAAAAGTACCAACTATACAAAGAAGAAATGGACGCCAAGAAAGGTCAAAAGGCTAAACCACCAGGTGCTACAGTCACACCAAAGGAAGACACTTTCATAGACACTTATGAAGCATGGAAAAGAGGTATGCAAACCATACGTCAGAACCTAAAACACCAACTGTCTGATGAAGAGCTCACCAACGTAATACAGACAGCAGAAAATTTACGGAAGTGTGTTTTAGAAGCTTTCACGAACATTAAAACTCCTGACCACTTGACGCGGAGGAGAATGGACTGCTGCTCtgccaacaccaacaacattgTATCGCTAGCGCAAATACGCATGAGTGAAACAGATCAGATTGCTTGgaaccaagaagaagaaacagcacGCCTGCGTGTCATGTTGGACACGGAATATGCCCATTCAGTCTATGGGTCTAAAACCTCTGGTTCTGGCAGAAGTTGTAGCAGCAGCGCTTCCTTGTGGTCATCACAAGAGAGTATTGCTACAAAACGAGCTGAGGCGTTGGCTAAGCTTGCAGCTCAGGAAGTCGAGATGCAGACACGGCAAGAAATTGCGGCAGAGAGAGCACGCCTAGACCGCTTGGAGGCAGAACAGAACATCAGGGCTACAAAGGCCATGATCAAAGCTTATGATGAGTTGGGGCACCCAGAAGCAAGACCCACCGTCCGTCAGGGAGCCCATGAGGATAACGTGACTACCCATAACCAGACTCTCGTCAACGACAACCGTCAGCCGCCTTGCGCTCACGTCAGTTACAGTCGCTTGCCACCATGTGAGCCGTCCACTTTCACTGGTGACCCACTTCAGTTCGTCAAGTGGAAGCGATCATTCGAGGGCTTGATTGGTCACACGCACATTTCATACGCAGAGAAGCTGGCCCTGCTTGAGCGCTACACCGCCGGAGAAGCGTATGAATGTATCGAGGGAGCATTCTTCAGGTTCGACACTGAAGCATACGACGACGCATGGAGAACGCTGAACGAACGCTATGGACATCCATCTGTAATACTGAACGCCTTCAGAAAGAAACTCAACAACTGGCCAAAGGTGGGAGGAAGAGAGTACAACGATCTGCGAAGATTTTCAGACTTCCTCGTCACCGTGGATAACGCCTCACCCCACATCCCGGGTCTCAAGCAtcttgatgatgaagaggaGAATAAGAAGCTGCTACAGAAGCTACCAGACTGGATCATCACAAAGTGGGGAAATGTGGTAGCACAACATGATACAGACGGCCGTAGTTACCCAAGCTTCCATTGTTTCACCCAGTTTCTCGCCTCACAGGCCAAAGTCGCGACTAGGCCAGTGTGCTCTCTACAAGCTCTAAAAGAGGACAAAGGAGAGACCAAACCATCACATCCTACCAAGTACAGAGGACCTAACCGTACAGCCGTAAGCATGGCAACGACTACTGATCAGCAGGtgaaccacacacaaaacactccAGATGTCGACTCACAATCTACTCGCAAGCTTTGTGTCTTTTGCAAACAGACCAACCATTTTCTACCAAACTGTCAAACCTTTCAAGCCAGGCCTGCTGAAGAACGAAGAACTTTCGTTAAGGAGCAGAGACGGTGTTTCAGGTGTTTGCGAACAGGTCACCATGCGAAAGACTGTAAAAACCATCACACCTGCAAGAAATGCCAAGGCAAACACCCCACAGCGCTCCATGACGATAATTTTGTCAACAAGAAAGGAGACCGCACCAGAGATGCTGCAGGTACGCAAGCCAcagaaacaacagcaacaacctgcAAGGTGTCATGCAACGCTTCCTCACACAGTGCGTTGACGGTTCCAGTGTGGATATCCACAAAGCAAGATCCTGACAAGGAAAGATTAGTCTACGCCCTCATAGACTCACAAAGCGACACAACCTTCGTTGAACGTTCAGTCGTAGACTTCTTGAATCCATCTTCCAGAGAAACCACGCGTCTCAAGATAGAGACACTCAGAGATGACATCCAGTCAGGGATTGTATGCGACAGAGTCTCGGACCTGCGTGTGCGAGCCTACAACAGTGACACTTTTGTTGAGCTACCACCTGCCTACTCCATTGATTACATTCCTTTGCGACAAAGCACCATACCCACTTGCAACACTGCAAAAAGCTGGAGCCATCTGCAGCAGATTGCGCATGAGTTACCTCCCCTACTCAACTGTGATCCTGGCGTTCTCATCGGGTTCAACTGTTCTCATGCGTTCCTGCCCAGACAATACATAGTCGGTGGTGACTCGGAGCCGTTTGCAGTGAGGACAGATCTAGGATGGGGCATCGTTGGGAAAACCTCGCCGACGTCACAAGGTTCCTCATCTGAGAACGTAAGCGTCTGCAATCGTGTCACAACCAAAGAACTCCCAGTCATCAAACCAAAGGACGCATGTCGTATATTGGAAAGAGACTTTGAGCAGGACGAAAAAGATGGCAAGCCCACTTCACAAGAAGATGAGTTGTTCATGAACATTCTCAGAGCAAACGTTGCAAGAGACAGTGACGGACACCTACAGATGCCGCTTCCCTTCAAGAAAAAACCTGTTCTTCCAAACAACTACGTACTGGCAGCCCAACGTTTGGAACACTTGAAGAAGAAGCTACAAAGAAACACAGAGTACTACAATGAGTACAACGAGTTCATGAACGACATCATAAGAAGAGGTGACGCAGAAGAAGCCAAAGAAACCACAGGCCAAGAATGGTATATACAACATCATGGTGTTTTCCATCCCCAGAAGAAGAAACTCAGAGTTGTCTTTGACTGTTCTGCAAAGTTCAACAACACGTGCCTCAACGACCATCTACTTGTCGGCCCAAACCTCATTAACAACTTGGTGGGCATCCTCAGTCGATTTCGACAGCACTCTGTCGCTTTCACCTGCGACGTGGAGAAAATGTTCCACCAGTTCCGAGTGACTGAAGAACACTGTGACTTCCTACGTTTCCTCTGGTGGAAAGACGGCAACCTCACAGACAGCCCCGCTGTGTACCGAATGAAGGTACATCTGTTCGGAGCTGCTTCCTCTCCAGGCTGCGCCAACTACGGACTCAAACATCTAGCCAAAGAAAACCAGGACAAGTTCACAGAAGGGTCTCACTTCATTGAAAGGGACTTCTATGTGGATGATGGGCTATCCAGCCAGCCGACAGAGGAGAAAGCCATTAACCTCATCAAAGAAGCGGTAGCAATCTGCTCCACAGGAGGCCTGAGACTCCACAAATTCGCATCCAACAGTCACAAGGTGATGGAGTCGATTCCAATGTCAGAACGCAACGGAAACATGCAAACGATGGACCTCAACTTCCATGATCTGCCGCTGGAACGAACTCTTGGAATGCAGTGGTCTATAGACAACGACACTCTCCATTTCTCCTTCATGCCCAGTGAACGGCCATGCACACGACGAGGCATCCTAGCCATTGTTGCCTCTTTGTATGATCCCTTGGGGCTGATCGCACCATACGTTCTGACGGGCAAACAGATTCTGCAAGAAGTTTGTCACAAAGGCACCAAATGGGACGATCCTGTGCCGATAGAACTGCAGTCAGCATGGAACACCTGGAAAGAAGACATGGATCAGCTGAAACTCGTTTCTATCCCAAGGTGTTACTACCCAACCAACTTTGGTTCTATCACCAACGTCCAGCTTCATCACTTCTCAGACGCCAGTACCACAGGCTATGGAATGTGCACCTACCTGAGACTGGTGAATGCTGAGGGTCAAACGCACTGTTCTCTTGTCGCTGCCAAGGCAAGAGTGGCTCCCAAGAAAATTGTGAGCATTCCTCGTCTCGAACTGGCAGCTGCCGTTGTGGCTGCAGAGGTTGGTCACGCCATCAAACAAGAACTCAGCTACACCATCAGTGAAGAATTCTTCTGGACAGACTCTCGTGTAGTGCTGGGCTACATCAATAACGAGGCAAGGAGGTTCCATGTTTTCGTTGCCAATCGAGTGCAGAAGATCAGAAACCTCTCGGACCCAAGTCAATGGCATTACGTCCCATCTGAAGACAATCCTGCAGATCACGCTTCAAGAGGTTTAAGAGCAGCTGAGCTGATGCACAGCAAATGGTTTTCCGGACCCAAGTTTCTGTGGGAAACTAAGCTCTCCCTACCCTCGGCTACGTCATCAGCCCTCAAGCCTGAAGACCCAGAAGTTTGCACTGCCTTGACAACCCAAACTACGTCCTGTGCAGTAGATTTGGATGACAGACTATCTCGTTTCTCAAGCTGGAATGTGGCAGCACGTGTGATGACAAGAATCTTGCGACTCAACAAGTCTCGCGACAAAAGCTCAACAGCAGAACTTTCTGTGGAGGAAATTCACAATGCCAAACTCTCCATCATCAGAGGTGTCCAGTCTCAGTTTTTGGCAGCAGAAATGTCATGTCTTTCCAAGAAGGGAAGTTTGCCTCAAACGAACAAGCTTCATAGCACCGAGCCATTCCTGCAAGACGGAATTCTTCGTGTTGGTGGGAGACTCAAGAAAGGTTCATTCTCCATGGGTGAAAAACATCCCATCATTCTCCCCAAGAACTCTCACGTCACAAGACTCGTGATACTCCATTGTCACGAGAAAATCAAGCACCAAGGTAGAGGAATGACGCTCAACGAAATCCGCTCCCaaggcttctgggtacctggagGCTCCAAGCAGGTTGCGAAGGTTCTCAGCAAGTGTGTCGTCTGCAGAAAGCTGCGAAGTGACGCCCAAGGTCAACAGATGGCTGATCTACCCAAAGAAAGAGTCGAACCATCCCCTCCCTTCACGTACGTGGGAATGGACTGCTTCGGCCCTATGTTGGTGAAGAACGGAAGAAAGGAAGTGAAGCGCTACGGTCTTCTCTTCACCTGTTTCTGCTCCAGAGCGGTTCATCTTGAAATGCTCGACGATATGACCACAGACTCGCTCATCAACGGCATTCGCTGCTTCATCGCAATCAGGGGTGGAGCGCAGAAGATTTTCTGTGATCAAGGTACCAACTTTGTGGGAGCAGACAATGAACTCAGGAGTGCATTGAAAGAAATGGATGAAGATGAACTCAAACAGCGGCTCAGAGACCACCAAATCCAGTTTGTCTTCAACACTCCATACGCAAGCCACGCAGGGGGTGTGTGGGAGAGACAAGTACAGACCGTGAAATCAGTGCTACGAGCCACGACTGCACTCTGCCCCGGACGACTTGACGACTCGTCTCTTCGTACAATGTTGTACGAATCCATGGCCATCGTGAACTGTCGACCCATCACTGCTGTTCATCAAGGTGACCCAACCTCACCAGAACCCCTCACTCCAAACCACATCCTCACCATGAAATCCAGTGTTCCCCTTCCCCCACCAGGCAAGTTCATGACAGAGGACTTGTTTCTGCGAAAGCGCTGGCGTCGCGTCCAGTTCCTGGCACAGCAGTTCTGGTCAAGATGGCGCAAGGAGTACATCCTGGCACTCACCCAACGACAGAAGTGGCTTCACCCCAAGAGGAACCTCAAGGTGGGAGACGTGGTTCTGATGAAAGACCAAGAACTGCCCCGCAACCAGTGGCCACTGGCAAGAGTGGTTGCAGCATCACCAGATGACGACGGTCTTGTTCGCCATGTGACCTTGAACATTGCAGCCAAAGATCTCGACAAAAATGGCAAAAGACGTTCCAAGCTTTCTGTTGTCGAGCGACCTGTCCACAAGCTCATCCTCATCCTGGAAAGCAACTGA
- the LOC138948756 gene encoding calcium load-activated calcium channel-like: MLSDCILIVFISICTALLGEGLTWVMVYRTEKYQKLKAEVEKQSKKLEKQKEAGENADRNAKKKLERQEEKLKSNSRDLSLVKMKSMFAIGFAFTALLSMFNTIFDGRVVANLPFTPISLMQGISHRNLPGDDYTHCSFIFLYILCTMSIRQNIQKMLGLAPSRAASKQGAGFFTPPSTLTK; encoded by the exons ATGTTGAGCGATTGCATTCTGATCGTGTTTATTTCCATCTGCACGGCTCTTCTTGGTGAAG GGCTGACATGGGTGATGGTGTATCGCACCGAGAAGTACCAGAAGTTGAAGGCAGAGGTGGAAAAGCAAAGTAAAAAAT TGGAAAAGCAAAAGGAAGCTGGTGAAAATGCAGATAGGAATGCAAAGAAAAAATTGG aaagaCAGGAGGAAAAGCTGAAGAGTAACAGTAGAGATCTGTCATTG GTGAAGATGAAATCTATGTTTGCCATTGGGTTTGCTTTCACTGCCTTGTTGAGCATGTTCAACACAAT aTTTGATGGTCGGGTGGTGGCCAACCTGCCGTTCACCCCCATCTCGCTGATGCAGGGAATCTCCCATCGCAACCTGCCTGGTGACGACTACACACACTGCTCCTTCATCTTTCTCTACATCCTCTGCACCATGTCCATCAGACAG AACATCCAGAAGATGTTGGGTCTTGCACCATCTCGAGCAGCCAGCAAGCAGGGAGCAGGCTTCTTCACTCCTCCCTCCACACTGACAAAGTAA